CAATCCACGATCTTACTTACCTTCTGCAATCCTACATAAGATCCTGATTTTGACATCCTTGATTGGAAGAGTTGTGAACAAGCACTATTCACATTCATCAATTCCACTTTATCACCTTGATTCTCATTCTTACTGTGGGGACGAAATTCGAAAAAAAGCGTTTAGAAGGTTTTGAAAAAGAGATTCTCTTCCATTTCAAGGTCTCACATCATGAACCTTCAAAATGAATTGATTGCTATCAAGAAAGTGAACAATAGGATTGATGTGTATTTTCAAAGAATCAAGCAGATTCATGACAAGCTAAGTGCAATTTGTGTTTAGATGATGAGGAATTGCTTCATATAGCACTTGTGATGGTCTGTCTTCGGAATTTGATGCCTTCAATTCAGCCCTAAGAACTAGAAGTGACATTCATTCCATTAAAGAATTGAATACTTTGCTCAAATACAGAAGAAAGAGCCATAAAGAAGAAATTTGGATCAGGATTTTTGAGTCAAACACCTTGGCTATGGCTGTCAATTCTCAATCTGAAAGCTTCTTACTAGGTAAAGGAAGAGGACCTCATAGAGGTCTTGGTGGTATATAACTAATTTCAGCGGATGTGGTGGTTACAATCCAAATCAGAATCAAAGCTTGAGTTATGATTAGTATAGTGGCTTCAATCCAAATCAAAGCTTGAATTCCAATCAACCGAGGCCAACTGGAAACCCAAACCAACGACCTACCTGTCAAATCTGTGGTAAAATTGGCCACATTGCCATTGATTGTTACTACAAGATGAACTTCGCCTTTCAAGGCAGACACCCTCCATCAAAGGTTGCTGTTATGGCCAGGGCCACTAACACATCTGAGGCACAAGGGATTGCTTCTTAGTTGACAGATACAGGGGCTTTTGACCATTTCATTCACAATCTGTCCAACCTTTCACTCTGACAACAGCCTACCAATGGAAATGAGATTGTTACAGTTGGGAGCGGACAAGAACTTCCAGTAACACACATTGGTCATGGTGGGCTTCTTACTTCCTCTCATAAATTTCAATTGCAAAAACATTTAAGAGTCCCAAAACTTACTTCTAATCTACAGTCAGTTCATAAATTGtgcaaacaaaataatgttttttgttattttgattcCAACCAGTTCTCAATTCCGGATTTGCCTACTGGAAAGTCATTTACAAACGACCTAAGTAAGGATGGTGTCTATCCCATTCCTCTAGCCTCTTCCTTATCATCTACTACTGCATATTCCACCCAATCTACATCTAAAAGTCCTGCAATTTCTTCCATAactcaagatcaagtgttgctTTGGCACAATATACTTGGTCATTCTAGTTCTAGGATCTTGCATTCTGCTATTAGTGAAGTATGTTCTTCTGCTTCTCTTAGCCAAGTAGAGTTTGTTTGTTCAACATGTACATATTGTATAAGTGTCTAAAATGCACAGATTTCCATTGAATAAACATGTACAAAATTCTATTAGCCCTTTGGAACTTGTTCATTAGTGATGGTTGGGGTCCAGCACCCATTACCTCTTTGCTTTGTTTCAGATATTACATCTTTGTAGATGATTTCACTAGGTTCACTTTGATGTTCTTACTTAAGCAGAAAACTGAAGTTTGCAagtgttttatcattttaaatccatggttgaaaattaattttctacTAAACTTCAAACTCTTAGAAATGATGAAGGAGGAGTATATAAACAATGCTTTTAAGAATTTTTGCTCTATTTATGGAGTTCTTCATCAAGTCTCTTGTCCTCATGTAACTTAACAAAATGGCGTCTTCAAAAGAAACCACAAACACATTGTTACAACAGGTCTTACTTTACTCTATAGAGCCAATCTCCCTCTcaatttttggtactattcattaTCATAGCCCTTTACCTCATAAACAGACTTCCCTTTTCATTATTTGCCTTCAAGTCTCATTGGGAACGTCTTCATTCCTCTCTTCCTAATCTTACTGCCCGTAAGACTTTCGGTCGTGCATGTTACCCTCTTCTTAGACCCTACAATAAGCATATAGTCCAACCCAGGTCTGCAGAATGTATTTTCTTAGGCGGCTATCCACCCTTAACAAAGGCTACATATGCTATGACCCTTCAAATCAGAAAATTTACATAACCTATTATGCTAGATTCAATTAAGACCTATTTACCTTTGTCAAAACTGCCTCTCATTCCTCCCTTTCTGATTTGGATTCTTGGTTTTCCTCATGCTCTCTTGATTCTACTCCTTCAAATTCTACTACAAAACCTGCACCTACACCTCCAAGTTCGATTACTACTCCTACGCCTCCCAATTCTGTCTCTCTTTTACCTTTTCTGTCATCCTCACTTTCAACCTCTCAATCTATTACTCCAGCATCTATTGACTCTCGTTCTTCACAACCTGTCTAGAATTTACTCTCATCTGCAAATTCCCCATTAAACTTGCCTCTTCAACTGCTGATGCTCATCTCATGGTCACTAGGTCAAAGCTGGGAATTCATAAACCCAAAGCTTCAAGCTACAATTGATTTCACTTTCAAAGAACCTCCCACATTTAAAATTGCTTGTCACTTGCAAATGAGGTGTATAAGTTGAAGAAACAAGTGATGGTTCAATTGCAAGGTGTAAGGCTAGGTTGGTGGCAAAGGGGTATTTGCAACAGTTTGGCTTGAATTATGATGAAACATTCAGCCCTGTTGTCAAGCCCACCAAAGGATTTTGTACTGATTTTGGGCAATCTGTTTGATTAAACCAACTTTACTAGTGCCCTTTTAGGATAAACAACCCCTTTAAAAAACTGCTAAATTTAAGGGACCTTATTAGTTTGCATTTAACGAAGTCAAAATGCTTTCTCAAGGTTTAAGGCAATTAAtactctcttttatttttgtggctAGCACATAGGGTTATGGATTTTGCAAGTGTTCCCAACCCACTTGGCAAAATACATTTTCTAAGCCTTGGGTAAGCTCAAAATAAAATAGGCCTTCCCTTCGCCCTTCATACCAGATTCATCCAATTTCCCCATTAAACTATGCTGAGTTTGGATCATTTAAGGCTAAATCCCTAAATGATTGGGCTTTAGCCTTGTATGGACCTTAGAAAAAATGGTCATCACCATATATTAAATATTGAAGAGttccattttatttttgctCCATCTTTCCCTATCCATTCATCATGAATGCCTTCCCATGGTCATTTTTTACTAGGACACTCAGCACACGCACCAGCAGAAACCCGATATCCCCTCATTCTAATTTGTCATATAAATCAAATTGGTATAatccaacaaattttaaaatactctcATCCCTTTGACAGAGGTTTCAAATATTATATTACTACtatatcaaataaatttttttttgataagttatattACTACTATATCAAATAATTGAGACAATTCTTAATGGGCTACGCATGAATTCACATATTCGCATCAACAACCACAATGAAGTTGAAATCATGAATGTCGTTTTAACTTTTTCCCCCAAAGTGCCAACTTAGATGAAAGGTTCTAAAGATGTAAATGCCCACAAGACATTCCTCAGGACAGGCCACCCATTAAAAACTGTGAAACTAGAGAAATAAAGATTTATAACACAATACACACTAAACAAAATTCCCCATCAGATGCATATGAAGATTCCCTAGATAATGATCCTCAAAACATGAGACCCTTTTACATAAAGTTAGTTCAAGAATTCTCACTCATTGAAGAAAACCTCCACATGACAAACATGCATCCTCAAGCAGATCACGAGCTAATTTGGTTTCCGCATGTTTCGCCCAGCACGAATTACTTCATCCACCAATAGCAACTGGGATGCAATTACAGGCCTGCAAGAAGAGTAGCACATCACATTTGCTCATTTATGTAAAACCAGAAAACATAAAAGCAAGGTCAGAAATTGACaatgaaatttaaagaaaacTTGGGAAAGAAATTCCCCATATGTTTCCTTGGAAACATGAGCTCTTATGATGGAAATGGAGAATGCCACCATTCACAATGTGATATGGCACATGAAACTAAGTGCATGACGGCATTTATCTTATTCAAGGGGGAAAAAagtgtagagagagagagagagagagattcaaatTCATCCAACTGAAGGATTTTTAGATAATCCCTTGATCAAAATTAATACCAAAAGCAgactaaataaaatattacaaaaaggGCAAAAGAGTTAAAAAGTATTATAATTCAAATACAACTTCCAACTTACCCTGAGTTTATGATCTGGCGCTTCACGGAGTAGTTATCAAAAATTCCCTCCATTTGGGGGTCAATAGGCTCTCCTGTGTGCTGGTTTAATCCCACAATATTCCCCTGATCATGCTCTCCCTGATCATCCAGTTGGCATAACAAAGTTCAAACATGTTTATTCTTCTCATTTTGCCCCATTTTTAGTAACGGAAAGAATACGGAAAAAAATGGATATAAGTTTTAAAGAAAGCATACTGTAAGAGCAATGATCACATCTTGAGTGTCAAGCCCAGAGTTCTCAGCAAGTGTCTTGGGCACCACAAGAAGAGCATTGGCAAAAGCTTCAACACCAAGTTGAGCACGCTGATCCAAGTTTGTAAATGCCAAAAATGATCAGAGAGATAACTAatgctgaaaaaaaaattatgtgcaGGGAAAATTTTGGGAGACATTTTGTTACCCCTTGAACAGTCTTCTTTACTTCGTTAATTAGATATTGTCTGGCAGCAACTTCAAAAGCTCCAGCACCCTGAACAAAAGACAAGCATACTTCATCATCCAAAATATACACCAGTAAAGCAAGCCATTATTACAACTAGCACTGATGCGAGCATGGTCTAAAACTGAGTCTTACAACAGCCAACCATATTAAAGActcaaaacaataatttaagTTAAAGAGTACATACAGGAACTAATGAACAACTAATTCGGCCTTTGTATTACTCagcaataaataaacaaaaaaaaaaaaaattcagtgaTTGTAATAGTTGCTGATGCATCCTATTTCTTTTTCCTgatctctctatttttcctttttgttgaCGATTTGATCTCTCAATTTATGTTCCTATCTCTAGGATGGGAATATGAAACACCAATACAGCATCCAAAGAATAACCAGCAAGTTTCCAGTGAACGGTGGCAGAACATGAAGGAAGTCTCCTACTAAGCATGTCTAACCAAGAAAGACTCAATCTTGTTGTAACCTGGCCTACTCATATTCCCAGCGAACAAATTGTAGTAAGAATTCAATTGGCAGATAAATGCATCTGAACAACTGAAAAAATTCCTTCCATCAGGTGTTTAATCAAACCTTAGACATGTAAACAAAAATCCTATAATCCCACTGTATGCTTCCCCATCTAAAAAGACAAATCAGTCCCCTTGTTGCAATCATTCTGATAAAACTCACGGTAGAAGCTTTGTAAAAATGCTAGTCTAAACAACTTCGGTCACACTAAACTAGCATCCATCATACCTTTGGGGTCTACCATATCATGGAAGACTAAtctgtcaaatttcaaacttttctcacctatcactttttttattaaaaaaaaataaaaaaattccatgtTCAGCATTTACTTCAAGAGGGATCAGACCGTTGCAAACTGTAgaataatactatttttttttttttgggtaatttacATATGCAAGAGTTATTTGTATCAAGGATATTAAGATAAACATTATCGAGGAAATTAACATGACAATATTTATTGAATTGGTATGACAGAAGGTTCAAAATCTTCATGCAAATTCCAAGAAACTTCTATAGAGGAAACTCACTAAGATAACAGATTCATCTTCAATAGTATTTTTGACTGCCCTCAAACCATCACGAACAGCATCTTTTATCTGGGCGATTGTATGGTCGTTAGGCCCTGCAGCATCAATGATGGCAATAAGGATTAAATCACAACTGAGTTTGCCCGTGGTCATATTATAACACATACCATAAAAGCATTGCCAAAAAAGGTTATTGCAATAGCCTTCTGGTCAAGTGGTTGAATAATGACAATAATGTCTACCTTTTAACAGTTGGGTGAAGCTATAAAAATGGTTCAAGTACCTTTGATTAAGATTGTACAAGAATAAGGGTTCTTCACATTTTCAACAAAGGTATACTTCTCTTCCCCTAGGATATGCTCATAGACTAGTCCAGCCCAACCAAGGGAATCAGGAGTTAAATCATCTACAGAATTCACAGCCTCTCCTCCACAGGCTAAAACCAATCGTTCCATATTTCTCCTCTTTGCTCTCCGAAGGGCAATAATCTAGAAAAGCAGTGAATTAGAAAACTGGAAACAAGTTAAAGTAAAATGCAACAAATTATAGTATAACTAATAAGCTTACAAGAAATTTACAATGCAAAACAACTGCTCATGTAATCCCCATACTCATAAACAAATATTGTACCAGGCATGTGAAACAGAAGTTTACAGCATGATTATATACTGAACAGTAATCATCAAATAAGTGACCAGAATGACTTGATAACAATGATTTGCAACATGTAAATTTAGCATCTCAAAGGAAGTAGTATGGCATCAAGTATTAGTTCCGCCCCATGTTTTATTCACTAACATTGATTGAGGATTAAATTTGACAACAAAGTGATCAAAGTTACTACTAGCATGGGATCCATTTAAACACAAATAGAGACCATTCAGGAAACACTGAAAGATTAAACAAACACAAAGCTAAATCAATAAGTGAGAAACAAGACAACAATGGTGCACAGCTTACCCCTGCCCTCGCAAGAAGGTCCAGTGATGGGGGATCAATTCCCTTTTGATTAATGACAACAAAGTTATTGTCATTACCAGAACAAACCTGCATTCAACCACAAGAATTAGTAATATATCAAAAACCATAAATCTGCACATCTACACTAATATACTTACAATCTAAACAAGGACACAACTAGAAGTAGCTACCTTATTTTTCAGTTCAATGATTTTATTAACTCTTTCGTCCACCTGACGCCTTTCAGCTGCAACCATTGCCTCTCTCTGCTCTGCATTTGAGTAGAAAAAGCCTGCATTTACTTCACTGAGAGGAAAAGTATTAATTAAACTATGTTCTCAAACAATATTGATAAAATCACACAATGCTAACCTTGGATCTAatgcatatacatacatacatacatacatacatacatatatatatatgatcaggATAAATGTTTCTCTACGGTTGtattattttggcaaaaatgcaATTTACACCCACTAACTttgcccaaaaatcattttagtcctttaaggACTAAAGGGCTAATAAGATTTTCTATGACCAACTTTAAACTTAAAGAACAAAGTAAAATGACCAACTTCAAACttaaaagactaaaatgatttttgggcaaAGTTAGCGGCTGTAAATTgcatttttgcctattattttGAAGGAAATAGATAATAAACAAGACTCCCATTTCTACTCATAATGAAATTGACTTAAAATATATGCTaaaatctcttttatttatttatcagaACTGAGTTTTTATTCTGGATAAATAGTGGTCTTAAAGGGCTGAATAACAGAGGTATGGAGGACAAGTACggtaacaaaagaaaaaacccagTTGACAAGATGAGACAACATCATGAACAAATATACAGCACATATAATA
The sequence above is drawn from the Quercus robur chromosome 7, dhQueRobu3.1, whole genome shotgun sequence genome and encodes:
- the LOC126693091 gene encoding T-complex protein 1 subunit zeta 1, which codes for MSIRVLNPNAEVLNKSAALHMNINAAKGLQDVLKSNLGPKGTIKMLVGGAGDIKLTKDGNTLLKEMQIQNPTAIMIARTAVAQDDISGDGTTSTVIFIGELMKQSERCIDEGMHPRVLVDGFEIAKRATLQFLEKFKTPVVMGNEPDKEILKMVARTTLRTKLYEALADQLTDIVVNAVLCIRKPEEAIDLFMVEIMHMRHKFDVDTRLVEGLVLDHGSRHPDMKRRAENCYILTCNVSLEYEKSEVNAGFFYSNAEQREAMVAAERRQVDERVNKIIELKNKVCSGNDNNFVVINQKGIDPPSLDLLARAGIIALRRAKRRNMERLVLACGGEAVNSVDDLTPDSLGWAGLVYEHILGEEKYTFVENVKNPYSCTILIKGPNDHTIAQIKDAVRDGLRAVKNTIEDESVILGAGAFEVAARQYLINEVKKTVQGRAQLGVEAFANALLVVPKTLAENSGLDTQDVIIALTGEHDQGNIVGLNQHTGEPIDPQMEGIFDNYSVKRQIINSGPVIASQLLLVDEVIRAGRNMRKPN